One Manihot esculenta cultivar AM560-2 chromosome 6, M.esculenta_v8, whole genome shotgun sequence DNA segment encodes these proteins:
- the LOC110617805 gene encoding pathogenesis-related protein PR-1, translating into MSQIRFLFTVLISSLFILSVSSTFLHHHIPKELYPVLQLKRALLARKFLMAHNIVRGAYHLQPLTWNRTLAKYARRWAYQRINDCELIHSPNSPYGESMFWSKKGHWGPAEVVKCWADERAYYDEKTNECINGEICGHFTQLIWKTTEQVGCGRIQCNYHKGFIYVCSYDPPGNYYFEGPLGGTFSKSIVYPHHK; encoded by the coding sequence ATGTCGCAAATTCGGTTTCTCTTCACCGTACTCATCTCTTCCCTGTTCATCCTCTCTGTCTCCTCTACGTTCCTCCATCATCACATACCCAAAGAATTATATCCAGTCCTTCAATTGAAGAGAGCACTACTGGCTCGCAAATTCCTCATGGCCCATAACATTGTCAGAGGTGCCTACCACTTGCAACCCTTGACATGGAACAGAACATTGGCCAAATACGCTCGTCGCTGGGCCTACCAACGCATTAATGATTGTGAGCTGATTCATTCTCCTAATAGTCCTTATGGTGAGAGCATGTTTTGGAGCAAGAAAGGGCACTGGGGTCCTGCAGAAGTCGTCAAATGTTGGGCTGATGAAAGGGCCTATTATGATGAGAAAACAAATGAGTGCATCAATGGGGAAATTTGTGGCCATTTTACGCAACTCATATGGAAGACCACCGAACAGGTAGGGTGTGGGCGCATTCAATGCAACTATCATAAAGGATTTATATATGTTTGCTCTTATGATCCTCCGGGGAATTACTATTTTGAGGGTCCATTGGGTGGCACTTTTTCTAAATCTATAGTGTATCCTCATCACAAGTAG